The Rhodanobacteraceae bacterium DNA segment CGTGCGCTCGGTAGCCATAGACCAGTCCGGCACCAAGACCCGGCAGAAACCCGCAGTGCACGCCGGCTTCCTCGGCCTGCAGCGGATAGCGACGAAGCTCGCGAGTGCCGCTGTGGTCGAACACGCAGAGCTCCACCCGTGTCGCGCCCTCCGACCACAGCGAGAAGTTCACACCCTCGGCGCAGACCATCGCACCGAAAGGTTCGGCCCGGCCGGGCAACAAGGTATCTGGCAGTCTCACATTCATGCCGGCAGCAGGTACAGCGTCGCCAAAGGCGGCAGGCAAAGGCTCAGGGAATGGCTACGGCCGTGGCTGGCCACCGCCTCGGCCCGAAGCACCTGTCCAGCGTTGCCGTTGTCACTGCCACCATAATGAGACGAATCAGTGTTCAGCACTTCGCGCCACTGATGCAGGCCCTCGGGCACCGGCAATCGGTAGTCATGGCGCGGCACCGGCGTGAAGTTGCAGACCACGATGGCGGCGCCGCCGGCACCGTCAAGACGAGCCCAGGCATAAACCGAGTTGGCGCTGTCATCGGCAATCAACCACTGGAATCCGGCCGTCTCGCAATCGAGTCGATGCAGCGCCGATTGCGCCCGGTACAGACGGTTGAGATCGCCGATCAGACGCTGCACCTGGGCGTGGCGCGGCTCATTCAGCAGATGCCAGGGCAAGGCCTGTTCGTGATTCCATTCCTGCGGCTGGGCAAATTCCTGGCCCATGAACAGCAGCTTCTTGCCCGGATGGCCCCACATGAAACCGTAGTACGCACGCAGATTGGCAAAGCGTTGCCAGTCATCGCCGGGCATCTTCGCCAGCATCGAGCCCTTGCCGTGCACCACCTCATCATGCGAGATCGGCAGCACGAAGTTCTCGCTGAAGGCATAGACCAAGCCGAAGCTGAGCTTGTCGTGATGCCAGCGCCGGTGCACCGGATCTTCGGCGATATAGCGCAGCGTGTCGTTCATCCAGCCCATGTTCCACTTGAAGTGAAAGCCCAGGCCACCGGCGTAGGTGGGCGCCGTCACCTGCGGAAAAGCCGTGGATTCCTCGGCCAGGGTGATGCTGCCCGGGCATTCCGTGCCCAGTTGCACATGCAGATTGCGCAGCAGCGCGATCGCCTCCAGATTCTCGCGGCCACCGTGCTGATTGGGTATCCACTCGCCGGCCTGTCGCGAATAGTCGCGGTAGAGCATCGACGCCACCGCATCCACACGTAGCCCATCGACCGCAAAACTCTCCAGCCAGTAGAGCGCGCTGCCGGTCAGAAAACTGGCCACCTCGGTGCGGCCGAAGTTGTAGATCAGGGTGTTCCAGTCGCGGTGGAAACCCTCGCGCGGATCGGCGTACTCGTACAGCGCGGTGCCATCGAACTGGGCCAGACCATGGGCATCGGCCGGGAAATGCGCCGGCACCCAGTCCAGCAACACGCCCACACCCCGGGCGTGACAGGCCGCGACAAAGCGAACCAGACCGTCAGGGTCACCAAAGCGCGAGCTCGGCGCGTACAGGCCCAGCGGCTGATAGCCCCAGGAACCATCAAAAGGATATTCGCTGACCGGCAACAACTCGATATGGGTGAATCCCAGCTCCGCCGCATAGGCCGGCAGTGTGGCGGCCAGTTCGTCCCAGCATGGAAACTCGCCCGTACCATGGCGCCAGGACGGCGCGTGGACCTCATAGATGCTGATCGGCGCCAAACGCTGATTGGCCTCGGCGCGTTCTGGCGGCAAGGCCTTCCGCGCGGGCAAGCCACTGATCCTGCTGGCGTTGTCGGGTCGCAACTGGGCGGCGAAGGCATAGGGATCTGCCTTCAGCGGCAACAACTGGCCATCGGCACCGACGATTTCGTACTTGTACAGATCGCCTGCCGCGACATGTGGAATGAAGATTTCCCAGATGCCGCCCTCATGACGCAGGCGCATCGGATGGCGACGTCCATCCCAGCCGTTGAAACTGCCGACCACGCTGACCCGGCGCGCATTCGGTGCCCACAGCGCAAAACGCACGCCATCGACCCCGCTCACCTCAAACGAATGCGCACCCAGCACCTGGTAAGGCCGCGGATGTTCGCCGCTACGCAGCGCCCGCAGCTCCGCATCAGAGATCAGGGCGCCAAAGGCATAGGCATCGGCATAGACACCGCTGCTGTCATCCTGCCAATGCACCGCCAGCCGGTACTCGAAGCGCTTGCGACGGCGCGGAATCCGACCTTCGAACCAGCCATCCTCACCCGCGTTCAGCACCGCCAACATCTGGCCGCTCGGCACCAGTTGCACCTCAACACGGCTGGCTCCCGGCAACAGCGCCCGCAGCCACAGCTGGCCTCGCCCGTCAGCGTGCAGCCCGAGCACCGCGAAGGGATCGCCGTGGCGAGCCTCCAGCAGGGCCTGGCGCTGATCCTGATCAAGCATGGTGCGGCAACGCCCGCAACAGACCACTGCGATTCAGAGCCGCGGGCGACCAGACCTGTTCGATGTAGTCGCGCACGCTGCGATCGGCAGAGAACCGGCCCATGCCGGCGATATTGCGCAGCGCACAGGCAGCCCACTGCTGCGGATCGGCATACAGGGCATCGACCCGCGCTTGCGCCTGCAGATAGTCGTCAAAGTCCGCCAGCAGGAAGTAGCGATCGCGATGCAGCAGACTGTCGACCAGATCGCGGTGGCGGGCGGGCTCGCCCGGCGAGAAACCGCCACCGGCGATGGCATCGAGCACCCGCCGCAGGCGGAGATCCTGTTCGACATACAGGCTGGGGTCGTAGCCCGTCGCCCGCAATCCTGCCAGCTGCTCCACGCGCAGAC contains these protein-coding regions:
- the glgB gene encoding 1,4-alpha-glucan branching protein GlgB, with protein sequence MLDQDQRQALLEARHGDPFAVLGLHADGRGQLWLRALLPGASRVEVQLVPSGQMLAVLNAGEDGWFEGRIPRRRKRFEYRLAVHWQDDSSGVYADAYAFGALISDAELRALRSGEHPRPYQVLGAHSFEVSGVDGVRFALWAPNARRVSVVGSFNGWDGRRHPMRLRHEGGIWEIFIPHVAAGDLYKYEIVGADGQLLPLKADPYAFAAQLRPDNASRISGLPARKALPPERAEANQRLAPISIYEVHAPSWRHGTGEFPCWDELAATLPAYAAELGFTHIELLPVSEYPFDGSWGYQPLGLYAPSSRFGDPDGLVRFVAACHARGVGVLLDWVPAHFPADAHGLAQFDGTALYEYADPREGFHRDWNTLIYNFGRTEVASFLTGSALYWLESFAVDGLRVDAVASMLYRDYSRQAGEWIPNQHGGRENLEAIALLRNLHVQLGTECPGSITLAEESTAFPQVTAPTYAGGLGFHFKWNMGWMNDTLRYIAEDPVHRRWHHDKLSFGLVYAFSENFVLPISHDEVVHGKGSMLAKMPGDDWQRFANLRAYYGFMWGHPGKKLLFMGQEFAQPQEWNHEQALPWHLLNEPRHAQVQRLIGDLNRLYRAQSALHRLDCETAGFQWLIADDSANSVYAWARLDGAGGAAIVVCNFTPVPRHDYRLPVPEGLHQWREVLNTDSSHYGGSDNGNAGQVLRAEAVASHGRSHSLSLCLPPLATLYLLPA